The Mucilaginibacter yixingensis genome window below encodes:
- a CDS encoding glutamine synthetase III, with protein sequence MSNFRFQALQTVLTRTIPEVKSPSNKISDFYGANVFDNKKLKEYLSGDAYQSIIKSIDEGEPIARETAEQIASAMKSWAISKGATHYTHWFQPLTGSTAEKHDAFFEPTADGAIERFSGDALAQQEPDASSFPSGGIRNTFEARGYTAWDPSSPAFIMGRTLCIPTVFVSYTGEALDYKVPLLKALNALDKAAVDVCHFFDKSIERVHASLGIEQEYFLVDLALYNARPDLYLTGRTLFGHMSAKNQQLEDHYFGSIPERVYAFMQDMENEALLLGIPLKTRHNEVAPSQFECAPVYEEINLAIDHNQLLMDLMDRVAKRHNFKVLLHEKPYAGVNGSGKHNNWSMITNTGKNLLSPGKTPKNNLMFLTFFVNTIKAVYEHADLLRASIATVNNDHRLGANEAPPAIISIFLGSQLNDVLDEIETSRISKKIKDDSLLWQGIPKVPQIFRDNTDRNRTSPFAFTGNKFELRAVGSSANSANPMTILNVIMADQLRKFKFDVDKLIRKGEKKDVALLTIIKRYIKESKSIRFEGNGYSEDWEKEAEARGLSNIKTTPKALDALISEKTERLFEETAVYNKREALARHEILLDSFYKKLQIEARVMGEMVNNVIIPSAVNYQSKLIENVRGLKDIGLPQETYSAQIDIITKISEHINFIKTNVEEMVEERKKANIIEDLRDKAIAYDEKVKSYFQPIRYHVDKLEQLIDDALWPLPKFRELLFIK encoded by the coding sequence ATGTCAAATTTTCGCTTTCAGGCACTGCAGACGGTGCTCACCAGAACTATCCCCGAAGTAAAATCACCATCAAATAAGATCTCTGATTTTTACGGCGCCAACGTTTTTGATAATAAAAAGCTGAAAGAGTACCTTTCTGGCGATGCCTATCAAAGCATTATTAAATCTATAGACGAAGGCGAACCAATTGCGCGCGAAACTGCGGAGCAAATTGCATCGGCTATGAAGAGCTGGGCCATTAGTAAAGGTGCCACCCACTACACTCACTGGTTTCAGCCATTAACCGGGTCAACTGCCGAAAAGCACGACGCATTTTTTGAGCCAACTGCCGATGGAGCCATTGAACGTTTTAGCGGCGACGCGCTGGCACAGCAAGAGCCCGATGCTTCCAGCTTCCCTAGCGGCGGTATCCGTAATACTTTTGAGGCCCGCGGTTACACCGCCTGGGATCCATCGTCGCCAGCCTTTATTATGGGTCGCACCCTGTGTATCCCTACCGTATTTGTATCCTACACCGGCGAGGCCTTAGATTATAAGGTACCTTTATTAAAGGCATTAAACGCGCTTGACAAAGCTGCGGTTGATGTTTGCCACTTTTTTGATAAAAGCATTGAACGCGTACATGCATCATTGGGTATTGAGCAGGAATATTTCCTGGTAGATCTTGCCTTATATAATGCACGTCCAGATTTGTACCTGACCGGTCGTACCCTGTTCGGCCACATGTCTGCCAAAAACCAGCAGTTGGAAGACCATTATTTCGGTTCGATCCCAGAGCGTGTGTATGCTTTTATGCAGGATATGGAAAATGAGGCCTTATTATTAGGTATCCCGCTGAAAACCCGTCATAACGAGGTGGCACCATCTCAATTTGAGTGTGCACCTGTTTATGAAGAGATCAACCTGGCCATTGACCATAACCAGCTGCTGATGGACCTGATGGACCGCGTAGCCAAGCGCCATAACTTTAAAGTGTTGCTGCATGAAAAACCTTACGCCGGCGTAAACGGCTCGGGCAAGCACAACAACTGGTCTATGATTACCAATACCGGTAAAAACCTGCTATCGCCGGGCAAAACGCCAAAGAACAACCTGATGTTCCTGACGTTTTTTGTTAATACCATCAAAGCAGTATATGAACATGCCGATCTGCTGCGTGCTTCTATCGCTACCGTAAATAACGATCACCGTTTGGGTGCTAACGAGGCTCCGCCGGCTATCATCTCTATCTTCCTGGGCAGCCAGCTGAATGATGTACTGGATGAGATTGAAACTTCACGCATCAGCAAAAAAATTAAAGACGATAGCTTGCTATGGCAAGGCATCCCTAAAGTTCCACAGATTTTTAGAGATAATACCGACCGTAACCGTACATCGCCGTTTGCCTTTACCGGTAACAAGTTTGAGTTACGCGCGGTAGGTTCATCAGCCAACTCGGCTAACCCAATGACCATCCTGAACGTAATCATGGCCGATCAGCTGCGTAAGTTTAAATTCGACGTTGATAAACTGATCCGTAAGGGTGAGAAAAAAGACGTAGCGCTGCTTACCATTATTAAAAGGTATATCAAGGAGTCGAAATCTATCCGTTTTGAAGGTAACGGTTATAGCGAAGACTGGGAGAAAGAAGCTGAAGCACGCGGTTTGAGCAACATCAAAACTACGCCAAAAGCATTGGATGCCCTGATCTCTGAAAAAACCGAGCGCCTGTTTGAAGAAACCGCCGTTTATAACAAACGTGAGGCACTTGCCCGTCATGAGATTTTGCTGGACAGCTTCTATAAAAAACTACAGATTGAGGCCCGTGTAATGGGCGAAATGGTAAATAACGTAATCATCCCGTCGGCTGTCAACTATCAATCAAAACTGATTGAAAACGTGCGCGGCTTAAAAGATATAGGTTTACCACAAGAAACTTACTCGGCACAAATTGATATCATCACCAAAATATCTGAGCACATCAACTTCATCAAAACCAATGTTGAAGAAATGGTAGAAGAGCGCAAAAAGGCCAACATTATTGAAGACCTGCGCGATAAAGCTATTGCTTATGATGAAAAGGTAAAAAGTTACTTCCAGCCTATCCGCTACCACGTAGACAAACTGGAGCAGCTGATTGATGATGCGTTGTGGCCATTACCAAAATTCAGAGAGTTGTTATTTATTAAATAA
- a CDS encoding DUF4468 domain-containing protein, translated as MKNLIVVIALVLVSKLGFAQKQTLALDEHNKYIYYQTAEQAGASARDLYARCYAGLSKTYTPKEIKGKPDSQILVNSKVVLYAGLTKHEDGQVTYQLHAEFKDGRYRYWLSDFVFTPYQRDRYNNYVPIAGKEIPLEQAQGKVDKTLLDNYMDQLMKHCKQVGENLKQFAANAQKQEEKAQKVDTHKW; from the coding sequence ATGAAGAATCTGATCGTTGTCATTGCTTTAGTCCTGGTGTCAAAACTTGGTTTCGCCCAAAAGCAAACCCTTGCGCTGGATGAACATAATAAATACATCTATTACCAAACTGCCGAGCAAGCTGGCGCTTCTGCCCGCGATTTGTATGCCCGTTGCTATGCTGGGTTGAGTAAGACTTATACGCCCAAAGAGATTAAAGGCAAACCTGACAGTCAGATCCTGGTCAACTCAAAAGTTGTTTTATATGCCGGGCTGACCAAGCACGAAGACGGGCAGGTTACCTATCAGCTGCATGCAGAATTTAAAGATGGCAGGTACCGCTATTGGCTGAGCGATTTTGTGTTCACGCCATATCAGCGTGACCGTTATAATAACTACGTACCCATAGCAGGGAAGGAGATACCGCTGGAGCAGGCTCAGGGTAAAGTAGACAAAACATTACTTGATAATTATATGGATCAACTGATGAAACATTGCAAGCAAGTTGGCGAGAATTTAAAGCAATTTGCAGCAAACGCGCAGAAACAGGAAGAAAAGGCGCAAAAAGTAGACACGCATAAGTGGTAG
- a CDS encoding DinB family protein, producing the protein MENTTKQEVWLRGSLPEVPALLQPVAHALLQAREEINAMLRDFPKEKLWEKVAGMASVGFHLQHMRGVMDRLTTYADGRLLSEDQLQYLRSEGSPTDNLAGLLQAFNLQVDKAIVVLKSTDENTLTEPRGVGRAQLPSTVIGLLVHMAEHTMRHTGQLLVTVKVLNPS; encoded by the coding sequence ATGGAAAACACAACAAAGCAAGAAGTTTGGCTGCGTGGCTCGCTGCCAGAGGTGCCCGCACTATTACAACCTGTAGCCCATGCCTTACTGCAAGCCCGCGAGGAGATCAACGCCATGTTAAGGGATTTCCCTAAAGAAAAACTTTGGGAAAAGGTGGCCGGCATGGCCTCGGTAGGATTTCATTTGCAACACATGCGCGGTGTGATGGATAGATTGACAACTTATGCTGATGGCCGGTTGCTATCTGAAGATCAACTACAATACCTGCGCTCGGAGGGCTCACCAACGGATAATCTTGCTGGTTTGCTTCAAGCTTTTAATCTTCAGGTTGATAAAGCGATAGTTGTTTTAAAAAGTACCGATGAGAACACGTTAACCGAACCAAGGGGAGTAGGGCGCGCACAATTACCCTCGACTGTGATTGGTTTGCTGGTGCATATGGCCGAGCATACCATGCGGCATACGGGGCAGTTGTTGGTGACGGTGAAGGTGTTGAACCCCTCCTAA
- a CDS encoding GNAT family N-acetyltransferase, whose product MKVIMNDAAFHKKGYQISTDRSLLDFEVIYQYLDKESYWAQGIPRERLQAAITNSMCFGIYFEQQQVGFARVITDKATFAYLADVFVLETHRKKGLSKWLVQTIVQHPDLQGLRRWSLATADAHGLYAQFGFTPITKADRWMEIFNPYLKPQN is encoded by the coding sequence ATGAAAGTAATTATGAATGATGCCGCCTTCCACAAAAAGGGCTACCAGATATCAACAGACCGCTCCCTGCTTGATTTTGAGGTAATCTACCAATACCTGGACAAAGAATCATACTGGGCGCAAGGCATCCCGCGCGAACGCCTGCAAGCCGCTATTACTAACTCCATGTGCTTCGGCATCTACTTTGAGCAGCAACAAGTTGGTTTCGCGCGCGTAATTACAGACAAAGCTACGTTTGCCTACCTGGCAGATGTTTTTGTACTGGAAACACACCGAAAAAAAGGACTTTCTAAATGGCTGGTACAAACTATTGTGCAGCACCCCGATCTGCAAGGTTTAAGACGCTGGTCGCTCGCTACGGCCGATGCACATGGCTTGTATGCACAGTTTGGTTTTACGCCGATTACCAAGGCCGATAGATGGATGGAAATATTTAATCCGTATCTTAAGCCACAGAATTGA
- a CDS encoding metallophosphoesterase, translated as MSNRRNFIKTGIVGVAGLNLLPAVNAFAGEELPERKAAPGKFKLRFALASDGHYGQPDTESDKFYSDMVSWMHKEHQANHLDFIIINGDLVHNRPDLLPKVKQTYLDKLPVPYYTIPGNHDFADTDIWKNVFGYEDHYMVDKGDIGLVFANTADNKGGYVCPDYNFLKSAFEQYKNKQIVFAVLHIAPHQWLPEEKSIFTDCPEIVKLLHSYPNIKACFHGHDHSLDGIRYTDKLPHLFDSHFGGNWGTDYKGYRIVEVTEDHQINTYQINASQNPKMNSLKI; from the coding sequence ATGAGTAATCGCCGTAATTTTATTAAAACTGGTATTGTGGGCGTGGCAGGACTGAATTTGCTGCCGGCCGTTAACGCTTTTGCAGGGGAGGAGTTGCCTGAGCGTAAGGCTGCGCCGGGTAAGTTTAAATTGCGTTTTGCGCTGGCGTCTGACGGGCACTATGGTCAGCCTGATACCGAGAGTGATAAATTTTACAGCGACATGGTAAGCTGGATGCATAAAGAGCACCAGGCTAATCATCTGGATTTTATTATTATCAATGGCGATCTGGTGCACAATCGCCCGGACCTGCTGCCTAAAGTAAAACAGACCTACCTGGATAAGCTGCCGGTACCTTATTATACCATCCCGGGCAATCATGACTTTGCCGATACTGACATTTGGAAAAACGTTTTTGGTTACGAGGATCACTATATGGTTGATAAAGGCGATATCGGCCTGGTTTTCGCCAATACGGCAGACAATAAAGGCGGTTACGTTTGTCCGGATTATAATTTCTTGAAATCAGCCTTTGAACAGTACAAAAACAAGCAGATTGTTTTTGCCGTGCTGCACATCGCCCCGCACCAGTGGCTACCAGAGGAGAAAAGCATTTTTACAGATTGCCCGGAGATTGTAAAACTGCTGCATAGCTATCCAAATATCAAAGCCTGCTTCCATGGACATGATCATTCGCTGGATGGCATTCGTTATACAGATAAATTGCCGCACCTGTTTGATTCGCATTTTGGCGGCAACTGGGGTACAGATTATAAAGGTTACCGCATAGTAGAGGTGACGGAGGATCATCAGATCAATACCTATCAGATCAACGCCAGTCAGAACCCGAAGATGAATTCTTTGAAGATATAA
- a CDS encoding porin codes for MKIKLLPLLALSAVSFGAFAQDKPADPPLAISGSVDTYYKYDFSGHKNIPTSFASDQNSISIGMIDLGLKKKVGKASFVGELSFGPRGQEQSLPDAATGTLPTGVSSYHIQNLYVSYDVTDKFNLTAGYMSTFIGYEVISPVGNFNYSTSYLFTNGPFQNAGFKATYAFSDKVSLMAGIFNDGWNTYTSTYDVSTFGAQLMVAPVKGWTAYLNLATGSVSGTIFDLTTNYQITDAFKLGLNGATFSKPHNGGGYDGVALYPQLAVSSAVTFGLRGEYFETKAFGTTPKMHVTAFTATANIKGGPLTFIPEVRLDSFGNKSYSSFTDSKGAVTKDASQFSLAAVYAF; via the coding sequence ATGAAAATTAAACTTTTACCTTTACTTGCTCTTTCTGCTGTATCATTTGGCGCCTTCGCGCAAGACAAGCCTGCAGATCCGCCACTGGCTATCTCTGGGTCTGTTGATACTTATTATAAGTATGACTTTTCTGGTCACAAAAATATCCCTACTTCTTTCGCTTCAGATCAAAACTCTATCTCTATCGGTATGATTGACCTGGGCTTGAAAAAGAAAGTAGGTAAAGCATCATTTGTTGGTGAGTTATCTTTCGGTCCAAGAGGTCAGGAGCAATCATTGCCTGATGCAGCTACCGGTACTTTGCCAACTGGTGTATCAAGCTACCACATCCAAAACTTGTATGTATCTTATGATGTTACCGACAAGTTTAACCTGACAGCTGGTTACATGTCAACCTTTATTGGTTATGAGGTAATTAGCCCGGTTGGTAACTTCAACTACTCAACTTCATACCTGTTCACCAACGGTCCGTTCCAGAATGCTGGCTTTAAAGCTACTTATGCTTTCTCTGATAAAGTGAGCTTGATGGCTGGTATCTTTAACGATGGCTGGAACACTTATACCTCAACTTATGATGTATCTACCTTTGGTGCTCAGTTAATGGTGGCACCGGTAAAAGGCTGGACTGCTTACCTGAACCTGGCAACCGGTTCTGTATCAGGAACAATCTTTGACTTAACTACCAACTATCAAATCACCGATGCCTTTAAACTGGGTTTGAACGGTGCTACCTTCTCAAAACCACATAATGGTGGTGGTTACGATGGTGTTGCTCTTTATCCGCAGCTGGCTGTATCAAGTGCTGTAACCTTTGGTTTAAGAGGTGAGTATTTTGAAACAAAAGCTTTTGGTACAACTCCAAAAATGCACGTAACTGCATTTACTGCTACTGCTAACATTAAAGGTGGTCCGCTTACCTTTATTCCAGAGGTTCGTTTAGATAGCTTCGGTAATAAATCATACAGCAGCTTTACCGATAGCAAAGGCGCTGTTACAAAAGACGCATCTCAGTTCTCATTAGCTGCAGTTTACGCCTTTTAA
- a CDS encoding energy transducer TonB — translation MLISELDLCKREWLELVFAGRNKTYGAYELRTRYNGIMLRAVAATVFVVSAFAITANIISHHPVVEDNTKTITVTIQPPPSVKPKENVVKVKPEGPPPAAKPAQPASIQRYVPYVVKPDIEAEHIEPIKEDVAIGNKDVNVPNSGPAGNVLDIPEGTPGGTGTNANSTTEDPGTVFLSVEDMPQPKGGPEAWSKFLQKNLRYPGMAQEAGASGKVFLSFIIEKDGHLTDIKLVRGAGYGFDEEALRVLKLAPAWSPGKQNGNPVRVQYTIPINFQLSNDN, via the coding sequence ATGCTTATTTCAGAATTAGATTTGTGCAAGCGCGAGTGGCTCGAGCTTGTATTTGCCGGTCGTAATAAAACATACGGAGCGTATGAGTTGCGAACCCGTTACAATGGTATTATGCTACGTGCGGTGGCTGCTACGGTGTTTGTGGTATCAGCCTTTGCAATTACTGCAAATATCATTAGTCACCACCCGGTTGTAGAAGACAATACCAAGACTATTACTGTCACTATCCAACCGCCACCATCAGTTAAACCTAAAGAAAACGTTGTTAAGGTTAAACCAGAAGGACCTCCGCCAGCTGCCAAGCCGGCACAGCCTGCATCAATTCAACGTTATGTGCCTTACGTGGTTAAGCCCGATATAGAAGCAGAGCACATAGAGCCCATAAAAGAAGATGTTGCCATTGGAAACAAGGATGTAAACGTGCCTAATAGTGGACCGGCCGGAAATGTATTGGATATTCCAGAAGGCACACCAGGAGGGACTGGTACTAATGCCAATAGTACAACAGAAGATCCGGGTACAGTTTTTCTTTCTGTTGAAGATATGCCGCAACCCAAAGGCGGCCCCGAAGCCTGGTCTAAGTTTCTGCAAAAAAACCTGCGTTATCCGGGTATGGCACAAGAGGCAGGTGCCAGCGGTAAAGTTTTCCTTTCATTTATTATAGAGAAAGATGGTCACCTTACAGATATTAAACTGGTGCGGGGTGCCGGTTATGGCTTTGATGAAGAAGCCTTGCGTGTACTCAAGCTGGCCCCGGCCTGGAGCCCCGGTAAACAAAACGGAAATCCGGTGCGGGTGCAGTATACCATCCCAATCAACTTTCAATTAAGTAACGACAACTAA
- a CDS encoding DUF4442 domain-containing protein: MALSANALKWLIRFYPPLFFQRIWVKNIRSDWRGVTVKVNKSLLNLNYNRSIFGGTLFVAADPFYPILFYQIFTKKGYNIIVWMKSAEVQYMKPAMTTLTFNIYIDDKTIEEAEHILNTDGKYTKFLPIEMYDKKGDLCVMVFCEVYVRNLNIIK; this comes from the coding sequence ATGGCTTTATCTGCAAATGCCTTAAAATGGCTCATCCGTTTTTATCCTCCACTCTTCTTTCAGCGCATCTGGGTAAAAAACATCCGTAGCGATTGGCGCGGGGTAACCGTAAAGGTTAATAAGAGTCTGCTTAACCTCAATTACAACCGTTCTATTTTTGGCGGTACGCTATTTGTTGCTGCAGATCCATTTTATCCTATCCTCTTTTATCAAATTTTTACCAAGAAGGGTTATAACATTATTGTTTGGATGAAATCGGCGGAGGTACAGTACATGAAACCGGCCATGACAACCCTTACCTTCAACATTTATATTGACGACAAAACCATTGAGGAAGCCGAACATATTTTAAATACCGACGGCAAATACACCAAGTTTTTGCCCATTGAGATGTATGACAAAAAAGGCGACCTCTGCGTAATGGTTTTCTGCGAAGTATATGTGCGCAACCTGAACATCATCAAATAG
- a CDS encoding ammonium transporter: MEVNFAKHRVFEPFRKITREKWALGATILSGKMIGLGLVFVAMMSLPGLMGSPAHAQAAAAAAPSATETSLINTANTIWTLVAAFLVFGMQAGFVMLEAGFARKKETVNILMECIFDTCLCGILFWAIGYAFMFGWGNGFIGWHGQDGKPWFFLNNIPLTYSATGIPVLAHWIFQYAFADTCSTIVSGAMIGRTSFRGDILYSIGITGFIYPIFGHWAWGPDGWLVAKGFLDFAGSTVVHSIGGVASLAGAMVLGPRLGRVFKRDGGGMPAPHNLTIAAVGGFLLWFGWYGFNPGSTLSAMDMQGIGRVAANTTLAACAGGMVAMYLALWFGDTKGKFDVGFTINGFLAGLVAITASCYWVSPLGAILLGGISGIIVYYGTLLLEYLRIDDPVGAVPVHGLNGIWGTLSIGFFACGKYGFTGPTGPDDSHPITGLFYGGGTDQLVKQLMGSGAICLGTFAVAGLMMFVLNKLPDPWRLRVEEHGELMKGGIDAFEHGTSAYPAQDDEEVSLSGLFEPGVKAPLA; encoded by the coding sequence ATGGAAGTAAACTTCGCAAAACACAGAGTCTTCGAGCCGTTTCGGAAGATAACGCGTGAGAAGTGGGCACTTGGTGCCACAATTTTGTCGGGCAAGATGATTGGTCTCGGGCTGGTGTTCGTGGCTATGATGTCTTTACCAGGTTTGATGGGTTCACCGGCGCATGCACAGGCAGCAGCGGCCGCGGCACCGTCGGCAACGGAAACGTCGCTTATTAATACAGCAAATACTATCTGGACGCTGGTTGCAGCATTCCTGGTATTTGGTATGCAAGCTGGTTTCGTAATGCTTGAAGCTGGTTTCGCCCGCAAAAAAGAGACCGTTAACATTTTGATGGAATGTATTTTCGATACCTGTCTTTGCGGTATACTGTTCTGGGCTATTGGCTACGCCTTTATGTTTGGCTGGGGCAATGGCTTTATCGGCTGGCACGGTCAGGACGGTAAACCTTGGTTCTTCCTTAATAATATTCCGCTTACGTATAGTGCAACCGGTATCCCGGTATTGGCACACTGGATTTTCCAATACGCGTTTGCCGATACTTGTTCAACCATCGTATCAGGCGCTATGATTGGTCGTACCAGTTTCCGTGGCGATATCCTTTACTCAATCGGTATAACCGGTTTCATCTACCCAATTTTTGGTCACTGGGCTTGGGGTCCTGACGGTTGGTTAGTAGCTAAAGGTTTCCTTGACTTTGCCGGTTCAACCGTAGTACACTCAATTGGTGGTGTAGCTTCATTGGCTGGTGCAATGGTGTTAGGTCCACGGCTGGGTCGTGTGTTTAAACGCGACGGTGGCGGCATGCCTGCTCCGCACAACCTTACTATCGCCGCGGTAGGTGGTTTCTTGCTATGGTTCGGCTGGTATGGTTTTAACCCAGGTTCAACCCTGTCTGCTATGGATATGCAAGGTATTGGCCGTGTGGCTGCTAACACTACATTGGCTGCTTGTGCCGGTGGTATGGTTGCTATGTACCTGGCCCTGTGGTTTGGTGATACCAAAGGTAAATTTGATGTAGGTTTCACTATTAACGGTTTCCTTGCTGGTCTGGTAGCTATCACTGCGTCTTGTTATTGGGTTAGCCCGCTGGGTGCTATCCTGCTGGGTGGTATCTCTGGTATCATTGTTTACTACGGTACACTGTTGTTAGAGTATCTGCGTATAGACGATCCAGTTGGTGCAGTTCCGGTACACGGCCTGAACGGTATCTGGGGTACGCTTTCTATCGGTTTCTTTGCCTGCGGTAAATATGGTTTCACCGGCCCAACCGGACCAGATGATTCTCATCCAATTACCGGTCTGTTCTACGGCGGTGGTACTGATCAGTTAGTTAAACAGTTAATGGGTAGCGGTGCTATCTGTCTGGGTACCTTTGCTGTTGCTGGTTTGATGATGTTTGTACTGAATAAATTGCCTGATCCATGGAGACTGCGTGTTGAAGAGCATGGTGAGCTGATGAAAGGTGGCATTGACGCATTTGAACATGGCACCTCTGCTTATCCTGCGCAGGATGATGAGGAAGTTAGCTTGAGCGGTCTTTTCGAGCCTGGCGTAAAAGCTCCGTTAGCATAA
- a CDS encoding L,D-transpeptidase family protein, with protein MLPATKDGTRIAFITPNIHTTMSYPKHKPFILLLIPVLLLFMMQGCKRPPHSDIGKLLNDKSKNNIYKQLTDEGYTAAVKQILQSKKVALTNPAVIKSFYASEDYEPIFIRDHFVNGDLDTAVAILSRSSVHGLNPKLFHGDEMAALLTKLRDPKAIKTTDEAYQNIARLELMMANALINYANDMQFGVVNPHRIYQRYYTNTLRPDSTSMKKVFAAQDLKAYLDSIQPHSPQYMALQKALTTGYTAPGMTQEETKRILLVNMERLRWKNKPAEPRYVQVNIPAFQLDVMDQGHSTLNMKVCVGEGRNKDFTKSLVRYDDTDMVDHPVRRETPQLTSLINEAQVNPIWNIPVSIASREIIVEADKDPYYLSNKNINVYRDGKLVDDPEDIDWGDPKAAEEYSFKQQPGEQNSLGKIKFLFPNKSSVYLHDTPAKNAFNYNKRDVSHGCVRLEKPLDLARALFGDGEKYNLIEKYMGEDNAKTVDIALPKKVPVYITYVTCWADDAGALQFRPDVYGLDIVLYGNLQKRMLI; from the coding sequence ATGCTGCCCGCAACTAAAGATGGTACGCGTATTGCGTTTATTACCCCAAACATACATACTACCATGAGTTATCCTAAACATAAACCCTTTATCCTGCTCCTTATCCCGGTTCTGCTGTTATTTATGATGCAGGGGTGTAAAAGGCCGCCGCACTCAGACATTGGCAAACTGCTGAACGACAAAAGCAAGAACAATATCTACAAACAACTAACTGATGAGGGCTACACCGCCGCCGTTAAACAAATACTGCAAAGCAAAAAGGTTGCGCTGACAAACCCAGCGGTTATTAAATCGTTTTATGCCAGCGAAGATTATGAACCGATATTCATCCGCGATCACTTTGTAAATGGCGATCTGGATACTGCAGTGGCTATTCTCTCCCGTTCATCAGTACATGGTTTAAACCCCAAGCTGTTTCATGGCGATGAGATGGCGGCTCTCCTAACCAAACTACGCGATCCAAAAGCTATTAAAACTACCGATGAGGCTTACCAAAATATAGCTCGATTGGAATTGATGATGGCCAATGCACTCATCAACTACGCTAACGATATGCAGTTCGGGGTGGTTAATCCGCATAGAATTTACCAACGCTATTATACTAACACGCTCAGACCGGATAGTACTTCTATGAAAAAAGTGTTCGCTGCCCAGGATTTGAAAGCTTACCTGGACAGCATCCAGCCACACTCGCCGCAATACATGGCACTACAAAAAGCATTGACAACCGGCTACACCGCACCAGGCATGACACAGGAAGAAACCAAACGCATCTTGCTGGTAAATATGGAACGTCTGCGATGGAAAAACAAGCCTGCAGAACCACGTTATGTACAGGTAAACATCCCCGCTTTTCAACTAGATGTGATGGACCAGGGCCACAGCACGCTGAACATGAAGGTTTGTGTTGGCGAGGGCCGTAATAAAGATTTCACCAAAAGTTTGGTAAGATATGACGACACCGATATGGTAGATCACCCGGTAAGAAGGGAAACACCGCAGCTAACCAGCCTGATCAACGAAGCACAGGTGAACCCAATCTGGAACATTCCGGTAAGCATCGCCTCAAGAGAAATAATTGTGGAGGCCGATAAAGACCCTTACTATCTATCTAATAAAAACATCAATGTATACCGAGATGGTAAATTGGTTGATGACCCCGAAGATATTGATTGGGGCGACCCGAAAGCGGCCGAAGAATATTCATTCAAACAGCAACCGGGCGAACAAAATTCATTAGGCAAAATCAAGTTCCTGTTCCCTAACAAAAGCAGCGTTTACCTGCATGATACCCCGGCCAAAAACGCGTTTAACTACAACAAGCGCGATGTCAGTCACGGTTGTGTTCGTCTGGAAAAACCGCTTGACCTGGCCCGGGCACTTTTCGGCGACGGCGAAAAGTATAATTTGATAGAGAAATATATGGGCGAGGATAATGCTAAAACAGTAGATATTGCCTTACCTAAAAAGGTACCAGTATATATTACTTACGTAACCTGTTGGGCCGATGATGCCGGCGCACTGCAATTCAGACCCGATGTTTATGGGTTGGATATTGTGCTATATGGCAATTTGCAGAAAAGGATGTTGATATAA
- a CDS encoding helix-turn-helix domain-containing protein translates to MNIKKLILEGEGVSLDFKKTITKHEKIAKTMVAFANNQGGRLLIGVADDGSIKGVKFEDEERYMITRTAQLYIRPALEPVFEEIYVDDKLVLVVNIENSDTKPHYALAEDGKWWVYVRVKDKSVLASKIVVDVLKRGNEDQGTLIEYSDKEHALMAYLAEHERIDIKEFCNLLSISRKNAQRILVNLALSGVITIHTSEKEEYYTAAVG, encoded by the coding sequence ATGAATATCAAAAAACTGATTCTTGAGGGCGAAGGTGTATCGCTCGACTTTAAGAAAACCATAACCAAGCACGAGAAAATTGCCAAAACCATGGTGGCTTTTGCCAACAACCAGGGCGGTCGGTTATTGATTGGCGTGGCCGATGATGGCTCCATAAAAGGCGTAAAGTTTGAAGATGAAGAACGTTACATGATTACCCGTACGGCCCAGCTCTACATCCGCCCCGCTCTTGAACCTGTTTTTGAAGAGATTTATGTAGACGACAAGCTGGTACTGGTTGTAAATATTGAAAACAGCGACACCAAGCCCCACTACGCCCTCGCTGAGGACGGCAAATGGTGGGTGTACGTACGCGTAAAGGATAAAAGCGTACTGGCCAGCAAAATAGTGGTAGACGTACTAAAACGTGGCAATGAAGACCAGGGCACACTCATAGAATACTCTGACAAAGAGCACGCACTAATGGCCTACCTGGCCGAACATGAGCGTATAGACATTAAAGAATTCTGCAATCTGCTATCCATCAGCCGTAAAAATGCGCAGCGCATATTGGTTAATCTTGCGCTGTCTGGCGTAATTACTATTCATACTTCTGAGAAGGAGGAGTATTACACGGCGGCGGTGGGGTAA